A single genomic interval of Carassius auratus strain Wakin chromosome 30, ASM336829v1, whole genome shotgun sequence harbors:
- the LOC113049588 gene encoding leucine-rich repeat neuronal protein 4, with protein sequence MLGCGRPVILLLSFSFLDLSFVSSSSSSSQSTRPRSHSSVENDYYSVYEDVTNEPPSSSSTQSELPDLNPCNYDMCVEQQQTCLDLAEATGCLCPGLSNGFTPPSPPRLLPLTQRGDKGVLVHWCAPTSTVIYYNVKVIRNGKVMEKIEVEERKRAALLEDVESGMHICVEAVNKGGVSAEDHQSCATFEPQNTDTGLALKLGIVGGVVGLILLLILALLLWRQKSRQKFTTRTDTERVL encoded by the coding sequence ATGTTGGGGTGTGGACGTCCTGTCATCCTTCTTCTCAGCTTCAGCTTTCTGGACCTCTCCTTTgtgtcatcatcatcttcatcatctcagAGCACTCGACCCCGTTCCCACTCTTCTGTAGAGAACGATTACTACAGTGTATATGAGGACGTCACCAATGAGCCTCCCAGCTCATCCTCAACTCAATCTGAACTCCCAGATCTCAATCCGTGCAATTATGATATGTGTGTGGAGCAGCAGCAAACCTGCTTGGATCTTGCTGAAGCCACCGGCTGCCTCTGCCCGGGGTTGAGCAATGGTTTCACTCCCCCTAGTCCACCGCGCCTCTTGCCTCTGACTCAAAGGGGAGACAAAGGGGTTTTGGTGCACTGGTGTGCTCCCACCTCCACCGTCATCTACTACAATGTCAAGGTGATAAGGAATGGCAAAGTAATGGAGAAGATAGAGGTGGAGGAGAGAAAGAGGGCAGCACTATTAGAGGATGTTGAGTCTGGTATGCACATATGTGTAGAAGCTGTGAATAAAGGTGGCGTCAGTGCAGAGGATCATCAGTCTTGTGCCACATTTGAACCCCAAAATACCGACACTGGACTTGCGCTGAAGCTGGGCATTGTCGGTGGTGTGGTGGGACTCATACTGCTGCTGATTCTGGCTCTGCTGCTGTGGAGACAAAAATCACGGCAGAAATTCACCACGCGGACCGATACTGAGAGAGTTCTGTaa